GGAGAACGACACGAAGTGAACGGTCACCGCAACCGATTCACTCCGACGCCTCGTGCGTGAGTACGACCTCGTAAAAGTGCGGGTCCACCTCCGCCGATGCCATCGCCTCGCCCATGTCCGCCTCCCAGTCGCGTGAATCCCGAAGCGCTTCGAACGCCTCCTGACTCTCGAACTGCACGTAGTTCACGACGCGCTCGCCGTCGAGGCTCCGATGAAGGCTCATCGAGACGAATCCCGGCAGTTCGCCCATCGAATCCACCGTCTCCCGAATTTCGTCCACGAGTGCGTTCTGTTTTTTGGGGGCGATTTCGAAGACGTTGACGAGCGTCGCAACCGACTCGCTCGCCGCCGATTTCGGGCATTTAATCGCCTCCGGAGTCGAGTTCGAGTCGACGGGAGGCGAACACGCCGAGGGCGACGCCGAGCGCGAAGACGACGAATC
This sequence is a window from Haladaptatus sp. R4. Protein-coding genes within it:
- a CDS encoding antibiotic biosynthesis monooxygenase, which gives rise to MVGRDAPDHRHGAAHRDAPDRRDSSSSRSASPSACSPPVDSNSTPEAIKCPKSAASESVATLVNVFEIAPKKQNALVDEIRETVDSMGELPGFVSMSLHRSLDGERVVNYVQFESQEAFEALRDSRDWEADMGEAMASAEVDPHFYEVVLTHEASE